Within Melospiza georgiana isolate bMelGeo1 chromosome 21, bMelGeo1.pri, whole genome shotgun sequence, the genomic segment AAAAGCCTTTGTGTCAAGCAAAGCACAGCACGCTGAGCTTTGAGCTGCCAATTAAAAGGCAGAGGACTGTAAATCCTCTTTGCAAACACTTGGAGCCGTGCAGTGGGTGgctccctgagctcctgcaatctgttcTGTCCCGGGGAAGAAATCTGCAGTGGCTCCATGCCTGAGCTGGTGgtcacaggggacacaggggtcAGTGTTCAGAGGGACTGGTGGTCACAGGGGTCAGTCAGAGGAgctggtgtttgcaggggtcaGTGGTCACAGGGGATTGATGATGGGGGGGGTTGGCGGTATGGCAGTACCAGGGATTGGTGGTCACAGGGGTCAGGGGTCACAGGATCCCATTGTCACTGGGGTCACTGGTCACAGGATCCCATAGTCACTGGGGTCAGTGGTCACTGGTCACAGGATCCATTGTCACAGTGGTCAGGGGTCACAGGATCCATTGTCACAGGGGTCAGGGGTCACAGGATCCCATTGTCACAGAGGTCAGGGGTCACAGGATCCATTGTCACAGGGGTCAGTGGTCAGGGGTACATGTTTCCATAGTCGCTGGGGTCACTGGTCACAGGATCCATTGTCACAAGGGTCGGCGGTCACAGGATCCCATTGTCACAGTGGTCAGGGGTCACAGGATCCATTGTCACAAGGGTCGGCGGTCACAGGATCCCATTGTCGCAGGGGTCAGAGGTCACAGGTTCCCGTTGTCGCGGGTGTCACCGAGTCCCccgcctgtccctgctgcaatTCCCGGTGTCCCCACAGGGTGGCGCCAGAGAGCCGCTccgagccccggcccggctttgttgattgttttgttttggggttgggttttttttcggttttttttttttttttgttttttgttttttgttttttgttttttttttttttgtttctttataacATTATTTTCTAGGACACAATTCCAGGTGGGTTTTGTGTCCCGCGCTGCTGCCGGGGGAGCTCCGTGTGCTGGAGGCcgctctgcagagcagggggcGCTGGGGTCGCCCCGCACGGGGCTGGTTCCGCAGGCAGAGGGTGAATCCAGGACCGTGAGCTGTGCTTGGATCCAGCCATGGCatcaccagggctgggaaaatCCTCCCAGGCCAAGAAATCCGATGGccaacccagccctgccaagctCACCtctaacccatgtccccaagtgccacatccacgtgTCCTTTAAATCCCCCCAGCCacggtgactccaccactgccctgtgccagtggaataaacagggcaggagatttctctccttttaatgcctttattaaaaatcagcttGGGTGGGAAGAATGGATGGATCACACATATGTCACCactgctcccaggagtggcacagaggaggaggaaaattaGCGCAGCTTTGTCTGCTGGTCTgtaggcagagctgggggctccATCCTCATGAGAACATCACAAAATTCCCAGTTTTTTGGTTTGATATTCAGGGTCCTCTGTCCAGCCAACATCTTTTGAGGTTAGGGTGAGGGGTGAAAGGGTCTTAGCAGACACCGGATTCTGTTCCTCACGTCTAGACATCACTTCGATCCCTCAGTTCCgtgttggctcgttgtttttaggggttttgcTAGGTTTGGTGAGGGGCTTCTTCCTTTGCATGCCAACCCCGATGTCCCCGCCTCTTCACCGTCCCGTGTGCCATCCTCCACTCGACAAAAAGGGGAATTCTCAACCATCAACGACAGGCAGTTACCGAAAATCTATTAACAACAGGTGATTACAACAACAAACAGCTAcaactccaccctggcagcaaccGGCCCAACCTGAGAACTCTGCAACCTTTTGTAAAAAAATGGGCAACTTTTCTACTCAtaacagcagggctgggcaaaccttttggagaagaaatttcccccagtgtcccatctaaacctcccctggagAAACCCGAGGCTGTTCCCTCTCATCCCCCTGGCAGAAGGGACCCGTGTTTTGGTCCCCAGGCGGGAGCTGCGTGTCGGGGATGCAGCCCCGAGGATGCTCCCGCTGCTCCCTTCAGCTCCGGGAACTCGGCGACCTTCCAGGCCTTTTGCAGCCTCAACAACGCCACAATTCCCCGAATGGCAGCCGGCCGGGAGAGCCCTAATGGGGCTCATGTGATGAGGTTTGTTCTCTGCAGAGCACTCAGCGTTTCAAGGCAAACACCCTTAATTACCCCTCAACGAGTAAGAGCCGCTCTGGGGTTTGAAATGTTTTGCTCCTCTGTCGGGTGTCCTTGGCGTGGGCGTTCGTgcctgtgaaaaatgcgtattttatgattggcttttcgcaaatattgaaatgaatattgtatgtgttatgttagaaagtgatgctgtattaattttcttgagTAGTGTGTTAGATGTAGTTTTAGGTTAgaacataatgttaaaatagaaactatgctatgtaagatactttcATTAAGAGAGGACTCGCgctgagatagcagccacaggacaccgAAATCTTTCGGAGAAAttgaatttattgctccattatcaggagaaatgaacttcttcctgcctcactcaACCCTGAAGACGCTGTTAGGATTCAAAGGAAGAAGTTGaagatgaccagacagaatcctgtgtttgaatggaatttatgcatcatgtatgaggtgtatgaatatgcaacaggctgttgttttcaagggttaatcctttgttaatatgtgtcctttttcgggcttattttgcccagaaaaaggtacctggaccatctgtaactctttgtttttattgtctcctattgtcctaatccaaattgtccaatttttattactctaattatattattatttgtataaccattttattactattaaactttcaaaattttaaaaacaagtggtTGGCGTTTTTCAGTGCCCATCAACCAGGgcctgagcccagagcagcagccagagccaatTAATCAGAGCCAATTAATCAAAGCCAATTAATCAGAGCTGCTCCCGGCCCAGCCTCTGCCCCTTCCCGAGTTGTTTGTGCTCACAAATGAAGCTCGAGCATCTCTCATCTGTTCGGGGTTGTGCCACATGATGCTGCGAGGAACGATGGGCTTGTCCTCACAAACAAACTGTGGggctgctggtagataaaagTATAAAAGAAACGATGGGAAGGATTCTGCTGATTAATGGAcgggaaaaaaagagatttgcCTTTAAACAGTTTGTTtgtaggtttgctgataaatggaATTGGatattgaaagatgaaagaaataatggggaaaaaacataaattctataagaattaaaaattagggttgtacattagagggaaatctctgGTATCAAGAATTCCaggaagtctgtacctctcaggtacctcagaaatgggcaaagggagaagggaaattggataaaaaggaggctgcatcctccaaaaacttCAGAGGCCtcaggggaatgccccatggcctctccctttattcaaatgaagtaaaaggactcctctgtctcctttttggacagaaacctctggtgtttgtggattaatcTTCCTGACAATGTGGAACAGAACAGGAGGGATCACACGGAGCTTTTCTCCCAAGGTGAGGACAGGCAGGAGTCTGGAGTGAAGTGGTGCAGCTGGgggaaggacagggacagcaggaagaTGTTCCAGATCTTTCTGGTGTTTTGGGAGCTGGAAGAGCAGCCCTGGGTTCTGTGAGTTCACTGTGATGCTTTTTGTAGAGAAAACAGCaccagagctccaggcagggcagcactggggaccTGGCTGTGTCCTGGCACATCCCTCACTGCTCTGGGATCTCCAGAGCACccggagcagggacagccacgGCCGCCCCACAGAGGCAGAGCCTTTGTCCCACTGTGCCTTTGTCCCCTGCAGAAcattccccatccctctgcacaTGGACATCAcaccagccaggcagggaaaagcagctccaGCTTTAACCTGAGCGTGGAGAGCCAGGCAATGgaatccctgcagccccagggatgggatcacagagcagccaggacagcaggtGCTGCCTGCACAGGGCTCGCTGCAGATTTTCCAGATTCCCTGGatcccctgcccctgcagcagccctgggtgcccAACCAGGGAACCTTCCCCTCTGCACGCTGGATCTCctgtgggctgggggcaccagcagctgctctgaaggTCAGATCTCCTCCACCTGCTGCTCCCctgagccccaggagctgtgggtaCCCAGGGTCACAGGTAACTCCTCTGCACAGACCAGTggtccagggcagagctgagtcAGGGCCCTGCACGGCCACAGCTGCCTGAGCCAAGGCCCAACAAGGTGATTGCAaccccagcagagccaccccagcCACAGCATCGCATGGGAGCCATGAAACGCCCTCCCAAACCCACAGTGCCCAGAGAGGGGTGCAGGTGGGGGCTGAAGGGCTGGGGATCCCTGCACCCCGTTACCCGTGTGTCCCTGCACCATCCTTGTACCCCTACACCATCCTTTTATCCCTGCAccgtccctgtgtccctgcaccgTCCCCATATGCCATTCCCCCTGTACCTCTACACTATTCCTGCACCCCTACACCATCCCTTTATCCCTACATCATCCCTGTGCCCTTACACCATTCCTGCACCACCCCCATGTGAggggatggagatgagagagaCGGAGACTGACTTGGTGATCAGAATCCGattttattgtgggatacaAACACTTATATACGATTTCAAGGAGACAAGTAATGTGTACTACAACGATGAGGTTTAAACCACATATACAAACTTCTGCATATAACATCTCTTGCTTGCAGAgtttaatgggattttctttCTCCGGTAAACCTGTCTAATTAAATCTTCTCGCAATCCAGgtctaattttcaaagttccGTTTGCCTTTGCCAAGGCATCCTGTTATCAAATCTCTTATGTTAACCAGGTCCAAAGTCCATCATCTGTCTTGTGTCCCCCCAACATTCCATCACCTCTAcaccatccctgtgtccctacACCATCCCTGTACCACCCCTGGACCATCCCTGTATCCCTGCACCATCCTTTTGTTCCTAcaccatccctgtgtccctgcacccTCTGTGTCCTTGCACTGTCCCTTTATCCCGACatcatccctgtgtccctgccccatccctttAACCCCACACCATCGCTGTGACCCCACCCCATCCCTTTATCCCCACCGGGGGCCgatggggctgggggcggccccggggggGCTCTCCAAGGCTGGCGGGCATTGGGCGAGGGGCGATGGGTGCTGGAGAGCTCCTCCAATGGCTCCGCTCTTTGCTGGAGCCCCGCGCTGCCGGGGCAGGAGGTGCGGCCGGGCCCGGGCTCCGGAGCTGCGTGCGAAGCTCCGGCACCTCCTGCATCTTCCTCTGCACCTCCAGCATGTTCCTCTGAACCTCCTGCATGTTCCTCTGGACCTCCCGAACCTCCAGCATCATCTGCATGTTCCTCTGgacctcctgcccctcctgcatCTCCTGCACGTCCCTCTGCACCTCCTGCATCTTCCTCTGgacctcctgctcctcctgcacctccagcatctcctgcaCGTCCCTCTGCACCTCCTGCCTGTTCCTCTGCACCTCCTGCACGTTCCTCTGCACCTCCTGCACCTCCTGTATGTCCCTCTGCACTTCCAGCATCTCCTGcatgtccctctgcagctcctgtgccttcctcagcagctccatcacctcctcctgcagctccgagcctccagcacctccctgtgcatctcctgcacctcctgcaTGTCCCTCTGCACCTCCTGCATCTCCTGCACCTCCCTttgcacctcctgcccctccttctgcacctCCTGCATGtccctctgcctctcctgcatctcctgtgtgtccctctgcatctcctgcatctcctgcatgtccctctgcagctccggccccttcctcagcagctccatcaccTCCTCCTACAGCTCCGagcctccagcacctccctgagCATCTCCTGCACCTCCAGGGTCCCTGTTCCTGcatcagctgcagctgcagcatctcATGGTCAGGATCCACCTGcagagcagtggctgctgcacccCGCAGGTcgtgggctgggctggctgggatttggggtcctggagcccccagggaaggcagaggtGGGCACAGGGGGGCAGCTCGGGGGGCTCTGAGCCTGGGGAGGCCGCTGGGACCCCCAAGAGGGGCTGTTTCCATGGATCACAGCCAGCCTTGCCCATCCCATCGTCCTCTCTCCACACTGCAGAgagattttccttctgtttttagCACAGTGCTGTGAACCAAAGGGCCTGGGGCTCCTGATTCTGCatcccccaaacccaaacccgCCCTGGGAGGGGTGGaactggggcagggctggctgagagctgagAGCTGGGGGCCCTGcatggctggggtgggcagggacagccctggcaggggtcgCTGGTGGGCACATCCTGTGCCTGCATCCCTCACACCCGGCCCTGCTGCGGGCAGGGGGCACCGCGCCGGGTCAGCTGCCCAAAGTGAGCTGGTCCTGGTGTTCATTCCCTGCAGGGAATTCCCTTTCCCCAGGCACAAGGTTGGGTCAGCTGCCCAAAATGAGCTGTTCCTGGTCCTTCCCTGCAGGGAATCCCCTTTCCCCAAGAAAGGCTccatccagggcagccctgtgtgtccccaagCCTCTGGACAAGGGACAGCCACACACCTGGGCAGCGTGTCCTGGTGGCAGCATGAGGCACACAGCTGTGAGGCAGAGGTGAGGGCAACctgggtatttttattttccagaaatacCCATCTGTAATCCACAGATCCCCAATGTGCACAGGGTTTTACTCCGGACTATTCaagttgtgaaaaaaaaaaagacaattattTATTCCATGGATATACTATATTTTGGTTGGACAATGAGGAAGTTGGAGGAGGGGGAAGTAGACAAATTGCCTTTTTAATAAACTGCAGACTAGGTTGTAACAATCCTCTGGCCGCCTAGCTGGCAATTTCTATGGGGTGAAGACATAAACCACAGTTTCTTTCATTCAGGAAATATTATTACAAGCTGGATTTGATTCCTCATCCTCACTTTTTTGATAAGCGGGTCCTGGTGGCAcctgcctgtcccctgtgctgcctgtgccccccagctgtgccctgccctggctgtccccagcctcaCCCCATGCCCTGGGAGGGTTTTCCCTGTCTGGAGCTCGCTGTTGTGGCTGCAGTGCCCACGGGAGGGGTGGCACCAGGGTGTGCCAGCAGTgatgcccagggcaggctgagctctccctgctgctcccctgggacccccaggTGCCTCCCCAGCTGATCAGGGCCccccctcctgcagggctgggctgctgagagctgcagacCCCAAACCACCCATCCCCTGTGGCTCTGGAGGGTGGCTCTTTATCCATCAGGCTTTGATATCTCCATTGCTGGTGTGTGTGGGGGGCTGCTGAGCAGGTTAGGTGCTCAttacagccaggctgggctgtgtgaaGGGAGAGTAAATCAGTTCAGGGCACACTCAGAACAGCAAACACGACTCCTCTGTGCCTCCCCCTGTGCCATTTATTATGTCCTTTCAAcatgtttgtgtttttatttcgGTGGATCAGCTGTCTTTTAATGGCTGGGTGTTATTTTCTGTGCTCAGAGGTGAGAAGGTGTTTTATTGTTGGTCTCTGCTGCTTGGTAAAAACTTCAGGGTAGGtaaattattagaaaaattaTAACTCTGAatgtcctggcactgccaggggaggctcctcCAGTGCCAGGACACTCCACATGAGGCTGGAGCACAGAGGAGAGAAGGCAAAATTCAGTGATAAGAGCATAAAACACTGAtagcaggcactgcagcacctgaaatacaggagaaagAAACCGAGACATTTTCCAGCTCCACTTTGcaacaatttatttatttggaatgcttaaaaaaaaacaaacaaaccaaacagaaaGAGAATAGAGAAAACCAAACTGATGCACAGACCACCCTATCACATGCTCTACGCCAGGTACAGGCTCAGGATGTGCTGTGGGTGCCAGAGCCATGCCAGGAGCTTGGAGGTGCTTGGGACGAGGTGACACCGGACCTGAGTGCCCTGGGACAGCGGtgatgcagctgcaggtgcccaCATCTGCCAGGGCCCTGGTGTTTGTGCCCCCTGCCCGTCCTGCCCTGGCTGACCCACGGCTGCTCCCCAGGTGAGCCTCCTGCGTTTTTGGGAGTTCCCCACACCCATCCAGCACCCAGCATCCCACCTCCCTGTCACCTCCCGCCCGCTGCGCTCCTGTGGGCTGGGTGGGGAACGGGAGGGAAGGggtgggaggcagcaggggaggTTTTGGCCGAGGCAGAGcctctcccacccagcccacCTGAGTTTCCAGGCGGTGCCAGCCGCGGGGCAGCGGCTCAGCACACGGAGCAGCTGTTGGTCTTGTTCATGGGCGGCCGGAGCGCCTGCTCCTTGGGCAGTGTCTCCCTCCTCTTGCAGAGCGCAGGGCTGAGCCGGCTGGGCAGGTTggcctgctgcagcagctccctgaaCACCTCCAGCACGTTCTGGTTGTCCTTGGCCGACGCCTCCACGAAGCGGCCGTTCCAGTCCAGCTCCACCAGCGCCAGCGCCTCCTCCAGGGGCACGCGCCGCTCGCCGCCGCTCTCCGCCTTGTTGCCCACCACCACGATGGGAGGGAACTTGTCCTCCTTCACCTCCAGGATCTCCTCCCGCAGGCTCTTGACGCTCTCGAAGGACTCGGCGTCGTCCACGGCATAGACCAGGGCGAAGGCGTCGCTGTTCTGGATGGAGAGCTTCCTCATGGCCGGGAAGGAGTAGCTGCCGCTGGTGTCCAGGATCTCCACCTTGACCGTGGCCCCGCTCACCTCGTActcctggctgtgcagctcctccaCCGTGCGCCGGTGCTTGGGCTCGAAGGTGTCCAGCAGGAAGCGCCGGATCAGAGAGGTCTTGCCCACGCCGGCGGCTCCCAGGAAAACCAAGCGGACGTGGTTCTTCTCCTTGGCCACCAGGGACATGGCTGGCACGGAGGGCACAGGATGCTCCGCAGCTGGTGCTCAccctgcaggtgtccctgggtgCCTGCAGCCCCGGTGGTGTGTCCCTCTGCCCGTCCTCCTGTGACTCAGCGCAGCCAAGGAATGTTGGTGTCACCGCTCCGCGAACTTCTCTCCGCGGACTCTACAAGCCCCGAGCCCGGCTCATTTTTTTATCCTGGTCCCTCTGTGCCATGTGGCACCAAGCTGTCCAATCTCTGAGGGTTGTgggtgctggaggagggagggcagggagggaggagagcgGGGTGCTGCGGGCCAATCCGCACAGCGCAGCCCtggagtgcagcagcagcattgctgCATCGCCGCCGCTAGCGCAGGAAAGCGCGGCACCGCCAGTCCCCACAGAGCCACGGCAGCTGCCCGGCCTGGGGGACACTCAgtgcccatccccagccctggcgTGGGGGACACTCAgtgcccatccccagccctggcgTGGGGGACACTCAgtgcccatccccagccctggcgTGGCTCGTGGCCAGCGCTGGACAGCGGCACCCGCGGCGTTTCCTGCGCACTCGtctgcagacagagctgctgtgaacGTGCCCAATCTCCAGTGAAGCGATGAAATCTTTGGCTGGAAGGGGAAAATAAACTCTCCCGTCTGTCATAACCTCCTCATTCAGCTGTCAGTTACCGGTgatttttgtgaaatatttaaCCAGAGGGGGAAATGAAATCTCCGCGAAGACGACGCGCGGCTCTCTGGGAGCAGATGCCGGAGCCACGGCCCTGACCCAGCACTGGGGTTGCTCTGGAGGTgcaggctgccccagccaggtGTGTTTGCTCAGCACTCACCTTCCATCCCTCTCTggagcctggagctgtcccagaAGCTGATTGATGCGAAGTACAAACACAAAGGGAGCTTGCACAGAAGTTCAAATAAgtttctgtcacagacatgttttatgaaaaatcctttccttaggatttttcctcctgagaagctgagaggcctcaggaacaaaatgtaaacaatgattatctgctgctgtggaatgcaacaggtgcatctgtgattgatgcagttatttctaattaatggccagtcacagtcagctggcttagactctctgtccaagaccaaagcttttgttatcattctttctttttctattcctttttgctattcttttagtatagttttaatataatatatatcataaaataatcaatcaagccttctgaaacatggagtcagatcctcatctcttccctcatcctcagacccctgtgagcactgtcACAAGTTTCTAACCTAAATTTGTGgatgtgtggtttttttggagCTTTAACTCAGGTGTTCTTCCATCGCCAAGTGCCAATTCCAGAATTTAGTTCTGGATGAATTTGTTCTGTTGATTCCAAAACCCTTTTCACTGGAATTACTCCTGCCTTTTCATTCTCCAGTTATTGTGCATTTTAGCTGTGTTAGGAGCTTTCCCAGCTGATCTTATTATCAGGAGAGCCAAGAGATTATATCAGGATGAGCAGGGCCGTGTCCTGGTGtcagcctgccctgggagaagggaaaggttGGGTCCCAGCAGGACTGACAGTGGGATTGGTGTCCAGTGCCCCACAGCATCACTGGTGATGCACCTTCCCTCACCAATGTGAAACTCCTTCTGGGGACACTTCCTGAGCCATGAGGAGATCCCACATGTCAAGGACTGAGCTGTGGGAactggaaggagctggggatgcaGAAGATTTGATGGCAGGGTAACAGCCTGGAGGTGGAGTGGATGAACAGAGGGTGCATGAAGGAAGCAGTGATGGGGCTTGGTGCCAGTGCAAATGAGGAGCTGAAGGCAGCAAGGCAGGACAAGTAATCTCAAGCCAGCCCTTGGAAGCTGTTTAAAGCCAAacccctaattttttttttaataggaaagaATTTGGTTAATGCCTCTTTGTGTTTGGTTTTCAAGAGAGATGGAAAGGGTTTCCCacagtccctcccagctgctgcagcagagctctgcaggctctCAGGATGTGATGGGGGCTGTGGTGaccttgctgctgctcattTTCCCAGAATTTCATTCCAAAGGGCCTCAAAACATGGATATGTGCAATCTCACAACACCCAGCTTCTCCCTGACAGGTGCAGAAATGATGCCCAGGGTGAAGGAGGAacccatggcaggagggaaTGGGAACCTTGGGCTCCAGGCACCCCATCCTGGCTCTAAACCATCTCCCTTATTgctggcagccagggaaggCAAATGCCAGGCAGCAATGCCATCCATGGAGGGCATCCAGAGCTGGGCTTGGGGAGGGACCCTGGTGCTGTGGGAGCCAGGACTGAGGCACATCACAACCACTGCCCTTGGTGTGGGTCACTCCTG encodes:
- the LOC131092356 gene encoding GTP-binding protein Rhes-like — protein: MSLVAKEKNHVRLVFLGAAGVGKTSLIRRFLLDTFEPKHRRTVEELHSQEYEVSGATVKVEILDTSGSYSFPAMRKLSIQNSDAFALVYAVDDAESFESVKSLREEILEVKEDKFPPIVVVGNKAESGGERRVPLEEALALVELDWNGRFVEASAKDNQNVLEVFRELLQQANLPSRLSPALCKRRETLPKEQALRPPMNKTNSCSVC